The genomic region GCGCAACGCGGCCACTCGCGGCGGCGGGTTGGGGTATCGGGCAATAACTGCCCAATGGCATGCGGATCGATCCGCCCGCCGGCCTAAGCCGACCAAGCTTGCGCTCAATGCAACCTTGCGCACTTATGTGGAGGAAAGACTTGCTGGCGGCGTCGTAGCCCCGACCGGCGCTCCCGTTCCTGGTCCCGCCGTTCCGTGGAAGGGGCGGCGGCATGGCCAGCGCAAGGATCGGCGATGGGCCAAAGCCTGGAGCCCTGAGCAGATTGCCCGACGCTTGCCGATCGACTTCCCGGACGACAAGACGATGCGCATCAGCCACGAAGCTATCTATCAAGCCCTCTTCGTTCAGGGCCGTGGCGCGCTACGCCGCGAGCTGACGGCCTGCTTGCGAACAGGGCGTGTGTTACGGATGCCCAGAGCGCGCGTACGCAGGCGAGGCAAGGGCTTTGTCTCGCCGGAGATCATGATCAGTGAGCGCCCTGCTGAAGCTGCCGATCGAGCAGTGCCGGGACATTGGGAGGGGGACCTTATCCTCGGTCTTGGCAGCTCGGCCATCGGCACGCTGGTCGAGCGCACGACGCGCTTTACGATGCTCTTGCACCTTCCACGGTTGGCGGGGCATGGCGAAGCTCCGCGCGCGAAGAACGGGCCAGCCCTTGCGGGACATGGGGCCGAAGCCGTGCGCGACGCGATCACGCGCACCATGATCACTTTGCCCGAAGAGCTGCGCCGTTCGCTAACCTGGGATCAGGGAGCCGAAATGGCTAAGCACGATCGTCTCAAGATCGATGCGGGTATCCAGGTCTACTTCTGCGACCCGCAAAGCCCATGGCAGCGCGGCACTAACGAGAACACCAACGGGCTGCTGCGGCAGTACTTCCCGAAAGGCACGGACCTGAGCATCCACAGCGCCGAGGAGATATCCGCTGTGGCAGCGGCCCTCAATGCCCGACCGCGGAAGACACTAGGCTGGAAAACGCCGGCAGAGGCGCTTGACGATCTTCTGTTATGAGTGAAAGTAACTGGTGTTGCGACGACCGTTTGAATCCCCCCTGGATGCCCCGGTCAAGCCGGGGCATGACAGCGAAAATGTGATGCAGCGCCGCGCATAGCGGCGCCGCTTCAATCCACCGCCGCGTACACCAGATCCCGCACCAGCGTCCGCGTAAAATCGCGCTGTCCCGGGCCCTGGCTCATGAATACGACGAACAGATCCTCCTTCGGATCGATCCAGAAGAACGTCCCCGCAATGCCGCTCCAGAAAAACTGGCCAACGCTGCCGGGGAAGGGCGCGATGCCGGCTTCGCGCCGCACCGCGAAGCCGAGGCCGAAACCATGGCCAGGCGACAGCAGCGTGCCATTGGTCTGCACATTCGGGCCGAGATGATCGGAGGCCATCAGCTCCAGCGTCTTGCGGCCGATGATCCTGTTGCCGTCGACCGTGCCGCCATTGCGCAGCATCAGCGCGAAGCGAGCATAGTCCATGGTGGTGGAGACGAGGCCGCCGCCGCCGGACTCCATGATTGGCTGCTCGAGCATGTTGAACAGCGCGACCTTGTCGCCGGTCCAGGGATCGGCCGCGAACGGTTCGGCGAGCCTGTTGGCATTGGCCTCCGCTGTCGAGAAACCGGTCTCGGCCATCTGCAACGGCGCGAGAATGCGCTCGGTGAGGTACGTGCCGAGCGACTTGCCGCTGACGACCTCGATAATGCGCCCGAGGATGTCGGTCGAGCGACTGTAGTTGAACTCGTCGCCGGGATGGCAGACCAGCGGGAAGCTCGCCACCAGGGCGGCGTGCTCGGCATTGGTGATCTTGCGGCTACGCACCCGCGAGTTTTGATAGATCTTGTGCACGGGGCCGTCGCCCTGGTGCTCGTAGGTCAGGCCGGAGGTGTGGCGGAGCAGGTCCTGCACCGTCATCGGGCGCTTCGGCGGAACCAGTTCCAGCTTGCCGCCGCTGACCACGCCGACCTTCTGGTCGGCGAACTCCGGGATGAATTTCGCGATGGGGTCGGCAAGAATCAGGTGCCCATCTTCGACCAGCGTCATGATGCCGACCGACACGATCGGCTTGGTCATCGAGAAGATGCGAAAGATCGAATCTTGCGCCATCGGCGCCGCGCCCGTCGGGCTCTGCCTGCCGAGCGCCTCGAACCAACCGACCTGGCCGTGCCGTGCCGCCAGCACGGTGACGCCCGGAATGGTTCCCTTGTCGATCTCGCGCTTGAAGGCGTCCGACATGGCCTGGAGGCGAGGGCGCGACAGCCCGAGCGTCTCGGGGCGGGATTCCGGCAGAGGCGGAGTCTTCGGTGCGATCGAGGGCCAAGGGGCGGCTGTCGCGGACGCTTGGGCAGTAGACGCTTGGGCAGTCATGGGCACTCCCGGTGCTTATTATTGTTCGGAGCGGACTGTGGCCCAGAAGGCGCGGCACAAACAAGCGAAGCCAGCGCGCTTCACCCTTGCAATCCGGTCTTGCAATCCGGCCGCCCCCTGTGCTTCAAAGCGGCCTGATCCGGGCGGCAACGCAGGGTCCGTAGGAGTGTAGCTCAATTGGTAGAGCACCGGTCTCCAAAACCGGGGGTCGCAGGTTCGAGCCCTGCCACTCCTGCCAGTGAAATCAAACACTTAGCTAGAACGTGGGCGATCAGCCATCGGCCGGATATTGCTGCCGGACGGCGTGAATCCTAGCCGCTGACCTGCCGTTTCCAGATCGCCTCTGCAAGGGCGATCTCGGCCACGGAATCTGCGCCGGAAGCCACGGCGTCCTCTGCTCCACGATATCGGCGACGAATGCCTCGGCCTGACGCCGAAACGCCCAACTCTTGCCGCGCGACAATTCAGTGGGTTGTCCTTGCTGATGGAGAACGACCTCTGCCTCCTGCTCGGCAAAGGCGGGGGCAATTCGATGGTCAGCGCGCCCAGCTCGAACGCGTTGGGCTGCGACCTTGGGACGGCGCATTGCAGGCGGCAGATAAACCCTTGATCGGCCTGATCTCTGGTCCGTCGCCCGTGGAGGCCGTTTTGCCCACGCCGGCCCTCGCTATCTTGACCTTTGGCCCCATCCGCAGTAGATACCGCGCACTCGCAGCCGGCCCGTTAGACGCGGATCTCCGGCGCGGCTTTGAAATCCCCGAACAATCGAGTCCGGTTTCCGGCTCATCCTTCGAGACAGAGGGCTGGGCCAACGGCGGCTGTTCGGATCCCTGAAATTCATTCGCGTCTGTCGACGGACGTTGGACATCAAACGATGGCAGTCAGCCCGTTCAAGTTCTTGCAGGAAGTCCGCTCGGAGACCGCCAAGGTCACCTGGCCGACCCGCCGCGAGACCACGATCACCACCATCATGGTGTTCGTGATGGTCGCCGTGGCCTCGATCTTCTTCTTCGCCGCCGACCAGATCATCCGCGTCCTCATCACCTTCCTTCTGGGCATTCACTGATGGCAACAGCAACGGCTCAATTGTCTGACAAGCGCTGGTACATCGTCCACGCCTATTCGAACTTCGAGAAGAAGGTCGCCGAATCGATCCGCGAGCAGGCCAAGCAGCGCGGGCTCGAGGAGCTGTTCGAGCTGGTGTTGGTCCCGACCGAAAAGGTCACGGAAGTGCGCCGCGGCCGCAAGATCGACGCCGAGCGCAAGTTCTTCCCGGGCTACGTGCTGGTGAAGATGAAGCTGACCGACGAGGCGTTTCATCTGATCAAGAACACGCCGAAGGTGACCGGCTTCCTCGGCGCGGAAAACAAGCCGATGCCGATCTCGGAAGCCGAGGCCATGCGCATTCTGCACCAGGTGCAGGAGGGCGTGGAGCGGCCGAAGGCGTCGGTGTCGTTCGAAATCGGCGAGAACGTGCGCGTGGCCGACGGCCCGTTTGCCTCGTTCTCGGGTGTGGTCGAGGAAATCGACGAGGCGCGCTCGCGCGTGAAGGTCGCGGTGTCGATCTTCGGCCGCGCCACGCCGGTCGAACTGGAATTCGGTCAGGTCGAGAAGGTCTGATCGGGTAGGCGTGAGGCTTCGGTCTCGCGCAACAAGAGGCCGTGGGAGGGAGAGGGCGGTTGCCAGCCGCATCCGACCCAGACCACGAACCTGAAACCGCCGGCCCAGGCCGGCCCAACAGGAGTGATACATGGCAAAGAAAGTGACCGGATACCTGAAGCTTCAGGTCCCGGCCGGTGCGGCGAATCCTTCGCCCCCGATCGGTCCCGCGCTCGGTCAGCGCGGTCTCAACATCATGGAGTTCTGCAAGGCGTTCAACGCCCAGACCCAGAAGGAAGAGAAAAACACCCCGATTCCCGTCGTGATTACGATCTACGCCGATCGTTCGTTCACGTTCGAGATGAAGACGCCGCCGATGTCCTTCTTCCTCAAGCAGGCTGCCAAGATCCAGTCCGGCTCCAAGGCGCCGGGCCGTGACAAGGCGGGTGCGGTGACCAAGGCCCAGGTGCGCGAGATCGCCGAGAAGAAGATGAAGGATCTCAATTGCGATTCCATCGAAGCGGCCATGAAGATGGTCGAGGGCTCTGCCCGCTCGATGGGTCTGGAAGTGGCAGGGTAAGCGGTCATGGCAATCGGAAAACGTTTGAACAAAGCCCGCGAAGGTATTGATCGCGAAAAGCTTTACCCGCTCGCAGACGCCATCAAGATGGTCAAGGAACGCGCGAAAGCGAAGTTCGACGAGACCATCGAGGTCGCGATCAATCTCGGCGTCGATCCGCGTCACGCCGACCAGATGGTCCGCGGCGTTGTGACCCTGCCGAACGGCACCGGCCGTACGCTCCGCGTCGGCGTGTTCGCCCGCGGCGCCAAGGCCGACGAGGCCAAGGCTGCCGGAGCCGACGTCGTCGGCGCCGAGGACCTGGTCGAGAAGGTGCAGAACGGCACGATCGATTTCGATCGTTGTATTGCGACCCCCGACATGATGCCGCTGGTCGGTCGTCTCGGTAAGGTGCTGGGCCCGCGCGGCCTGATGCCGAACCCGAAGATCGGCACCGTGACCATGGACGTCACCGGCGCCGTGAAGGGCGCCAAGGGCGGCTCGGTCGAGTTCCGCGTCGAGAAGGCCGGCATCCTGCAGGCTGGCGTCGGCAAGGCCTCGTTCACCGAGGAAAAACTGGTCGAAAACATCAAGGCCTTGGCTGACGCTGTCTCCAAGGCCAAGCCGGCCGGTTCCAAGGGCACCTACATCCAGCGCGTTGCGGTGTCCTCGTCGATGGGCCCCGGCGTGAAGGTCGAGCCGGGCACCATTCTCGGCTAAGGTTTGCAAATGACATGAGGCGAGGGGCGGAATTGGGCAACCGATTCCGCCCCTCGTCGTTTGTGACGGCGTTCACCGGAAACAAGAACAATGACTGACAAGGTCCTGATCTACTCGCGCTTTCCCAAGACGATGATGGCGCGCTTCGCCGAGCGGTTCGAGCTGCTCGACACCGGCGGCAAGCCGGCGCGGGAGATGTTTTCGGCCGACGCGCTCGGCGATATCCGTGCAGTGCTCACCGCCGGCGGCACGCCGCTGGGCGCGGAGGCGATGGACCTGTTTCCCAAGCTCGGTGCCATCGTCTGCTACGGCACCGGCTATGACGGTGTTGACCTGAAGGCCGCTGCTGCCCGCAATATTGCGGTCGGACATAGCCCGGGTGCCAATGCGGCCTCCGTCGCCGACATCGCGATGACCCTGATGCTCGCGGCGACGCGGCGAATCCTGGTGGCCGACCAGTACGTCCGAAGCGGCGATTGGGCCGCGTCAAAGCCCTCGCCGATGATGCGCCCGCAGGCCGGGATGCCGGGCCGCCGCATCGGCGTCTACGGCATGGGCGAGATCGGCCGCAAGATCGCAGCGCGCTGCGCGTCCTTCGAGAGCGAGATCGGCTATTTCAGCCGCAGCAGGTACGATCTGCCCTATCAATATTTCCCGACCTTGGAGGCGCTGGCCGACTGGTGCAGCGTGCTGATGATCGCGGTCCGGGCAGGAGCCGAGACCCAGCATGCCGTCAGCGCCGATATCCTCAGGCGCCTCGGGGCGGACGGCTATGTCGTCAACATCTCCCGCGGCTCGGTGATCGATGAGAAAGCCCTGGTGCTGGCGCTTACCGAGAAGACCATCGCCGGAGCCGGTCTCGATGTCTATGACAAGGAACCGCACGCTCCTGACGCGCTGACGGCACTGCCCAACGTCGTGTTCTCCCCCCATATTGGCGGCCACACCCTGGAATCGCACGTCGCCATGCAGAACTGCGTGCTGGCGAACCTGACCGCGTTTTTCGAGGGCAAGAAGTTGCCTTACGCGGTCAAATGAGCGGAAACCGGCCCTTTTCGGCCATGGTTAAGCGCGAGCGGCAACGGATTGGAACTGGTGTGAATTTTGCTCTTGGCAAGCAGGCCCCGAGCGGTTAAAGAACCGCTTCCGGACGTGCCGGCCTCGGCTGGCGCGTTCGTGCACGCATTCCGAAAACAAGCGATGGAGATCATTCCTTTTCAGGGCGTCCGTGAGGATTTGCTGGAAAGGGAGGGAAAACCGTCGGGTGTGGGGTGCGGGCAGAGGTCGGGCGGTTCGCCGGCTGACCTTGTCCTGTCCAAGACTGCAGGCGCCCGCGGGGAATTCCGATTTCTCAACGGCTTAATCGCATGGCCTGCATAGACGGGTGAAGACCGGATTTCACGTCGTGACCGCCTTAGGGTCGGTTGCGGAATGGGTTTGGTTCGGACCTCGACACGCCGTGGGCTCTAACGGGCTCTCGGAGGGCAGGCTTTGAATTGTCGTCTTGCCCGGCGTGTCCGATGGGTTTGGCCCTGAGGTTCAGGTTTGGGCGGGACGATGGGTGCAACCCGGCGGTCCCGCTTTCGCGATGACCGCCAACCGGAAAGAGCTTGCTGTGGAACGAGCGGCAAAAAAGGAAGCGGTCGAACAGCTCAATGGGGTCTTCAAGACCACGAGCGTCGCGGTCGTTGCCCAATATTCCGGCCTGACCGTTGCCCAGATGCAGAAGCTGCGCTCGCAGATGAAGCAGGCTGGCGCCTCGGTGAAGGTCTCGAAGAACCGTCTCGCCAAAATTGCTCTTGAAGGCACTGACGTCGTTGCCATCGGCCCCATGCTGAAGGGACCGACCGTGATCGCCACTTCGGACGATCCGGTAGCGGCGCCAAAGGTCGCCGTCGAATTCGCCAAGGCGAACGAAAAGTTCGTCATCATTGGCGGCTCGATGGGAACGACCGTCCTGAATGTCGACGGCGTGAAGGCACTTGCCTCGCTGCCGTCGCTTGACGAACTGCGCGCCAAGATCGTCGGCCTGCTTGTGGCCCCGGCGACCAAGATCGCTCAGCTCGCCAACGCGCCCGCGGGCAAGCTCGCGCGTGTCATTCAGGCTTATGCCTCAAAGAGCGAAGCGGCCTGACGCCCTTCGCAAAACTCAAACCCGAACCAGACTTACATTCAAGGAAACTGAACAATGGCTGACCTGCAGAAGATCGTTGACGACCTCTCGAGCCTCACCGTGCTCGAAGCTGCCGAACTCGCGAAGCTCCTCGAAGAGAAGTGGGGCGTTTCGGCTGCCGCGGCTGTCGCCGTGGCCGGCCCGGCTGGTGGTGGCGCTGCCGCCGCTCCGGCCGAAGAGAAGACCGAGTTCACGGTCGTTCTTGCCGCCGCCGGCGACAAGAAGATCGAGGTCATCAAGGAAGTCCGCGCCATCACCGGCCTGGGCCTGAAGGAAGCAAAGGACCTCGTCGAGGGCGCGCCGAAGCCTGTCAAGGAAGGCGTGAACAAGGACGAAGCCGAGAAGCTCAAGGCCCAGCTCGAGAAGGCTGGCGCGAAGGTCGAGCTCAAGTAAGCAGCGCTTACTGACACGAGATCCCGGTGAGCATCATCGCAACCGGGGTCTCGGTCCGCTCTCCGAAAGGGCGGGCCAGATGCAAAAGGCGTGCGACGGAACAACCCGACGCAGGCCGAACACGAAAAAGTGTGGGGATTTGAGGGTTTGTCCCTCGAATCTGCACTAATGTCGCCCCATATCGGGTCGGCAGCACGAAAGCGCGGTGGGCAGGGATGCCGCATTCCCTGTAAGTCGTTGGGAGAGCAAGCTATTTCGGGCTTTTGCAGTCCGTGAAGAGGTTGGTTGTGACGGGCGGGCGCGCTCCTGCGCCCCGCGCGTCGTTTTGCGTTTTGAAGGTCTGAAGAACGGATTCAGGACATTCCTCCCTGAAACTGAGTCTCCGGCCCCCAAGACGGGTTCGAAAAATTCAACCCGGGGAGCGGCGGTCGCCGCGTTCCGGAGGGCGCGCCCAAATCGGGCGACGAAAATGAGAGGCCACGATGGCGCAGCAGACATTCACCGGTCGCAAACGCGTTCGCAAGTTCTTCGGACACATCAAGGAAGTGGCCGAGATGCCGAACCTCATCGAGGTTCAGAAGGCGTCCTATGACCAGTTCCTGATGGTCGACGAGCCCCAGGGCGGTCGATCGGACGAGGGCTTGCAGGCGGTGTTCCGCTCGGTGTTCCCGATCTCCGACTTCTCGGGCACCTCGATGCTGGAATTCGTCCGCTACGAGTTCGAGCCGCCGAAATACGACGTCGACGAGTGCCGCCAGCGCGGCATGACCTTCGCGGCCCCCCTCAAGGTGACGCTACGCCTCATCGTGTTCGATATCGACGAGGAAACCGGCGCGAAGTCGGTCAAGGACATCAAGGAGCAGGACGTCTACATGGGCGACATCCCGCTCATGACGATGAACGGCACCTTCATCGTCAACGGCACCGAGCGCGTCATCGTCTCGCAGATGCACCGTTCGCCGGGCGTGTTCTTCGACCACGACAAGGGCAAGACCCATTCGTCGGGCAAGCTGCTGTTCGCCGCTCGCGTGATCCCGTATCGCGGCTCCTGGCTCGACATCGAGTTCGACGCCAAGGACATCGTCTATGCGCGTATCGACCGTCGCCGCAAGCTTCCGGTGACGTCGCTGATGTTCGCGCTTGGTCTCGACGGCGAGGCGATCCTCAGCACCTTCTACAAGAAGATCCAGTACAAGCGGATCAAGGAAGGCTGGCGTGTTCCGTTCGACGCCAATCGTTTCCGCGGCTACTCGACCATTAACGACCTGATCGACGCCGATACCGGCAAGGTCGTGCTCGAAGCCGGCAAGAAGCTCACCGTGCGCGGTGCGCGTCAGATGCAGGAGAAGGGGCTGAAGGCGCTGCGCCTCTCGGATGCTGAGCTCGTCGGCAACTACATCGCCGAGGACCTCGTCAATCCCAAGACCGGCGAGATCCACGCGGAAGCCGGTGAAGAGATCACCGACAAGTCGATCAAGGTTCTCAACGAGCACGGCTACAAGGAGCTGCCGCTGCTCGACATCGACCACGTCAATGTCGGCGCCTACATCCGCAACACCCTCGCGGCCGACAAGAACATGACGCGCGAGGACGCGCTGTTCGACATCTACCGCGTGATGCGTCCCGGCGAGCCGCCGACGCTGGATTCGGCGCAGGCAATGTTCCAGTCACTGTTCTTCGACGCCGAGCGCTACGACCTCTCGGCGGTCGGTCGCGTCAAGATGAACATGCGCCTCGACCTCGATGCGCCCGACACCCAGCGCACGCTCCGCAAGGAAGACATCCTCTCCGTCATCAAGACGCTGGTGGATTTGCGCGACGGCAAGGGCGAGATCGACGACATCGACCATCTCGGCAACCGCCGTGTGCGTTCGGTCGGCGAGCTCATGGAGAACCAGTACCGCATCGGCTTGCTCCGCATGGAGCGCGCGATCAAGGAGCGCATGTCTTCGGTCGACATCGACACGGTCATGCCGCAGGACCTGATCAACGCCAAGCCGGCGGCCGCCGCCGTGCGCGAGTTCTTCGGCTCCTCGCAGCTCTCGCAGTTCATGGACCAGACCAACCCGCTGTCGGAGATCACCCACAAGCGCCGCCTGTCGGCGCTTGGACCGGGCGGTCTGACCCGCGAGCGCGCCGGCTTCGAGGTGCGCGACGTGCATCCGACGCATTACGGCCGCATCTGCCCGATCGAGACGCCGGAAGGTCCGAACATCGGCCTGATCAACTCGCTCGCGACCTTCGCGCGCGTGAACAAGTACGGCTTCGTCGAGACGCCTTACCGCAAGGTCAAGGACGGCCGCGTCACCGACGAGGTCGTGTACCTCTCGGCGATGGAAGAGGGTCGCTACACGGTCGCGCAGGCCAACGTGCCGCTCGATCCGAAGGGCCGCTTCACCGAAGATCTCGTGGTCTGCCGTCACGCCGGCGAAGTCTTGCCGGTGACCCCGGACAAGGTCGACTACATGGACGTGTCGCCGAAGCAGCTCGTTTCGGTCGCGGCCGCGCTGATCCCGTTCCTCGAGAACGACGACGCCAACCGCGCGCTGATGGGCTCGAACATGCAGCGCCAGGCGGTGCCGCTGGTTCGCGCCGAGGCGCCGTTCGTCGGCACCGGCATGGAAGGCGTGGTTGCGCGTGACTCGGGTGCTGCGATCGCGGCGCGCCGTTCGGGCGTGATCGACCAGATCGACGCAACCCGCGTCGTCATCCGCGCCACGGAAGATCTCGATCCGACCAAGTCGGGCGTCGATATCTACCGGCTGATGAAGTACCAGCGCTCCAACCAGTCGACCTGCATCAACCAGCGTCCGCTGGTGAAGGTCGGCGACATCGTCAAGAAGGGCGACATCATCGCCGACGGTCCGTCGACCGATCTCGGCGAGCTCGCGCTCGGCCGGAACGTGCTCGTCGCGTTCATGCCGTGGAACGGCTACAACTTCGAAGACTCGATCCTGCTCTCCGAGCGGATCGTGAAGGAAGACGTGTTTACCTCAATTCATATCGAAGAATTCGAGGTGATGGCCCGCGACACCAAGCTCGGACCCGAGGAAATCACCCGCGACATTCCGAACGTCTCGGAAGAAGCGCTGAAGAACCTCGACGAAGCCGGCATCGTGTACATCGGCGCGGAAGTGCGCGCCGGTGACATCCTGGTCGGCAAGATCACGCCGAAGGGCGAAAGCCCGATGACGCCGGAGGAAAAGCTCCTGCGCGCCATCTTCGGCGAGAAGGCTTCTGACGTCCGCGACACCTCGCTGCGCGTTCCTCCGGGCGTGCAGGGCACCATCGTCGAAGTGCGCGTGTTCAACCGGCACGGCGTCGACAAGGACGAGCGTGCGCTGGCGATCGAGCGGGAAGAGATCGAGCGTCTGGCCAAGGACCGCGACGACGAGCAGGCGATCCTGGACCGCAACGTCTACAACCGTCTTGCCGAGCTGCTCGAAGGACGGCAGGGCATCGCCGGTCCGAAGGGCTTCAAGAAGGACACCAAGATCACCCGTGCGGTGCTCGAGGAGTACCCGAAGTCGCAGTGGTGGCTGTTCGCTTCGCCGAACGACAAGCTGATGGCCGAGATCGAGGCCATGCGGAAGCAGTACGACGAGTCGAAGAAGGGGCTGGAACAGCGCTTCCTCGACAAGGTCGAAAAGCTTCAGCGCGGTGACGAATTGCCGCCCGGCGTGATGAAGATGGTCAAGGTCTTCGTCGCGGTGAAGCGCAAGATCCAGCCCGGCGACAAGATGGCCGGCCGCCACGGCAACAAGGGCGTGGTGTCGAAGATCGTGCCGATCGAGGACATGCCGTTCCTCGAAGACGGTACGCATGCCGACATCGTGCTCAATCCGCTCGGCGTGCCCTCGCGCATGAACGTCGGACAGATCCTCGAGACCCATCTCGGCTGGGCCTGTGCCGGCCTCGGCAAGCGTATCGGCCAGACGGTCGATGCCTATTTGTCGAAGCAGGACATCCGGCCGCTGAAGGAAACCTTGAAGAAGGTCTACGGCGAGGACGAGACGATCAAGTCGCTCAACGACAACGAGTTGATCGAGCTCGGCCACAATCTGAGCCGCGGCGTTCCGATCGCGACGCCGGTGTTCGACGGCGCCAAGGAAGCCGACATCGAGGAGATGCTGAAGCTTGCCGGTCTGGACGCTTCGGGCCAGTCGACCGTCTATGACGGCCGCACCGGCGACGCCTTCGACCGCAAGGTGACGGTGGGCTACATCTACATGCTCAAGCTGCACCATCTCGTCGACGACAAGATCCACGCGCGTTCGATCGGTCCGTACTCGCTCGTTACCCAGCAGCCGCTGGGCGGCAAGGCGCAGTTCGGCGGTCAGCGCTTCGGCGAAATGGAAGTGTGGGCGCTCGAGGCTTACGGCGCGGCGTACACGCTCCAGGAGATGCTGACCGTGAAGTCGGACGACGTCGCCGGCCGTACCAAGGTGTACGAGGCGATCGTGCGTGGCGACGACACCTTCGAGGCCGGTATTCCGGAATCGTTCAACGTGCTGGTCAAGGAAATGCGCTCGCTCGGCCTCAACGTCGACT from Bradyrhizobium lupini harbors:
- the rpoB gene encoding DNA-directed RNA polymerase subunit beta, which codes for MAQQTFTGRKRVRKFFGHIKEVAEMPNLIEVQKASYDQFLMVDEPQGGRSDEGLQAVFRSVFPISDFSGTSMLEFVRYEFEPPKYDVDECRQRGMTFAAPLKVTLRLIVFDIDEETGAKSVKDIKEQDVYMGDIPLMTMNGTFIVNGTERVIVSQMHRSPGVFFDHDKGKTHSSGKLLFAARVIPYRGSWLDIEFDAKDIVYARIDRRRKLPVTSLMFALGLDGEAILSTFYKKIQYKRIKEGWRVPFDANRFRGYSTINDLIDADTGKVVLEAGKKLTVRGARQMQEKGLKALRLSDAELVGNYIAEDLVNPKTGEIHAEAGEEITDKSIKVLNEHGYKELPLLDIDHVNVGAYIRNTLAADKNMTREDALFDIYRVMRPGEPPTLDSAQAMFQSLFFDAERYDLSAVGRVKMNMRLDLDAPDTQRTLRKEDILSVIKTLVDLRDGKGEIDDIDHLGNRRVRSVGELMENQYRIGLLRMERAIKERMSSVDIDTVMPQDLINAKPAAAAVREFFGSSQLSQFMDQTNPLSEITHKRRLSALGPGGLTRERAGFEVRDVHPTHYGRICPIETPEGPNIGLINSLATFARVNKYGFVETPYRKVKDGRVTDEVVYLSAMEEGRYTVAQANVPLDPKGRFTEDLVVCRHAGEVLPVTPDKVDYMDVSPKQLVSVAAALIPFLENDDANRALMGSNMQRQAVPLVRAEAPFVGTGMEGVVARDSGAAIAARRSGVIDQIDATRVVIRATEDLDPTKSGVDIYRLMKYQRSNQSTCINQRPLVKVGDIVKKGDIIADGPSTDLGELALGRNVLVAFMPWNGYNFEDSILLSERIVKEDVFTSIHIEEFEVMARDTKLGPEEITRDIPNVSEEALKNLDEAGIVYIGAEVRAGDILVGKITPKGESPMTPEEKLLRAIFGEKASDVRDTSLRVPPGVQGTIVEVRVFNRHGVDKDERALAIEREEIERLAKDRDDEQAILDRNVYNRLAELLEGRQGIAGPKGFKKDTKITRAVLEEYPKSQWWLFASPNDKLMAEIEAMRKQYDESKKGLEQRFLDKVEKLQRGDELPPGVMKMVKVFVAVKRKIQPGDKMAGRHGNKGVVSKIVPIEDMPFLEDGTHADIVLNPLGVPSRMNVGQILETHLGWACAGLGKRIGQTVDAYLSKQDIRPLKETLKKVYGEDETIKSLNDNELIELGHNLSRGVPIATPVFDGAKEADIEEMLKLAGLDASGQSTVYDGRTGDAFDRKVTVGYIYMLKLHHLVDDKIHARSIGPYSLVTQQPLGGKAQFGGQRFGEMEVWALEAYGAAYTLQEMLTVKSDDVAGRTKVYEAIVRGDDTFEAGIPESFNVLVKEMRSLGLNVDLHNSKVGPGTAEAAE